The Oryza brachyantha chromosome 6, ObraRS2, whole genome shotgun sequence region TGGCGGTGGAGGGGAGATTTCaactttttaccactctcACCAGGCAAGTGTTTTGAAAAAGGATTAAACTCTCGGGGCAAAGAGTAGCAAAAGGTTAAAAACCCCTGGGGGCAGGGGCACTATCCGAGGATTGAACCAACAATTTCTACCACTCCAAACCGCACCAACCAACGCAATCCAAATCAGCATCTAACCCACTCAGCACAAACAAACCCACCCCAATAGCAGGCCTACCTTTCGTAACCAACATATAGAGAAAATTGTACCAACTGCTTAATTTGCATTTCGGCCTATTATTTTTGACGCGAAAAGCATCGCATTTTTTaaaggaataagtccactttgACTCTGTCAAAAGTTGTTCGAATCTAATACAGGACCCTAGGCCGTAAATTCAGATATTTTAACTCCCTAAATTGTTAAAACCGGTGCAATTTAACTCCCTTGGCGGTTTTGGAGGACGGTTTCGTTGACGTGGCAGTGTTGACCTAGTTTTGATCCCACGTGGTGCTTATGTGGCATtagaattaacaaaatatcGGTGGGACCCATTTGTCATTCACaccacaaaaaaatattacgggatccactgacaggtggggcctaTATGTCATACTCtctatttcttctttctcccttctctctctctatttctCCCACCTTAGCCCGGGGCAGGGTTTCACTTATCGGGGAGGCCCTCCAAACCGCTCCTACGCGGAGCCACGATAATCGACGATTATCACGATAATCGCTCAAAACCGcatgaattcaaatttaaaaattcaaacaaaatcGTGATAGTTTTGACCACCATATCATGCGGTAACTCACGATTATCGCGTGGTTTGGTACGATTATCACGACGACTTGCAGATTGCGGTTTGGGACGATAATCGTGTGGTTTCAGACGATTATCGTGACGATATGACGATCACGGTTTGAAGCGATAATTGTGCGGTTTCAACTAAAAACCGTGGTGATATAAGTGATAAGCGCGTGGTTTTAGCTAAAATATAGAGGTCGTTAGGCATCGAAATTAAAGGGGAAAATTAGGGGAAAAGATGGCGAGgcttaaagtaaaaaaagaaagtatacCTGAGCAGTCGTagagtaaaaatgaaaaaaattggtatGACCTTTGCTAATAGTTCAACAAATTAGcaattaagaacacatataacaATCACAAATTCGCAATTtatggtatgaaatgagcatGCATATTATAAGGAAGTTGGCAAccataatatattaatgttcaCAACAATAATCTAGTAAAGTCCACAATGGCCAAAGGCTCAGATCTACAACCATAATATAAAGTTTGTCATACAAACATAGTCAAGTACACAGGTCATGCAAACAAATGGGGAAATGGAGAGAGATTTTGGACCATTTCACCAGTCATACTATTCTCCCTAGTAGACCAAGTTGGGTCGGATGCGCTGtgcaaaaaaacatgtttttctcCAATTAACTCAAGTCAAGTCGTTTTTTCTCAAATGTATGAATGATACATTgagtttttttgaaaattttcttcacaTCTAAGctcaataaatacatattatcaccttgtttttttcttaatttttcatcaatttttttcaaattttttgaattcggGCAGTTTTTTTCGAAGGAAACCGCCCAAAACCGTTATCGGTTCCTGGCGGAGCCCTCGATTATCACGATAATCACTGCGATTATCGCGATAAGTGAAACCCTAGCACggggccgtcgccgtcgtcgtctccccAAGGCCACGTCCGTCGATGATGCCTCCCTGCTGCCACAGCTACTGCTATCGTGGCCCGTGCTTGTCGCCGACGCCTCCTCGCTGCCACAGCGGCCGCCGACACGGCACGTGCTCACTATACCGCAAGTGTGAACGCAGCCTTCATTGCCTCAATACGGTCACGTTCGCATCCAACGCGGCCCCGCGCCTATAGTCGCCGCCAACGCCGACGCCTCCCCACGGCCACCACCCCTTCGACCCCACTCGTGCCCGCGACCGCCGCCACGTCCCCATGGCCACAACAGCCGCCGCGACCCGTGCTCACGGCCCCGCGCCctggaccgccgccgctgacgcCTTCCCACGGCGCCCCGCCACTGCTCCACCGAGGGGCGGGAGAGATaagggaagaagaaagagagagaatgacATGTGGTTTTAACATAAGCATCACATTAGTAAAACCAACAAGCGAGTCAAATTGCACCAGTTCCACCAAGCGAGTCAAATTGCACCAGTTTTAATAGGTTAGGAGTTGAAATATCTGGTTTTATAGCTTAGGGTCATGTATTAGATTTGGACCACTTTTGAGGGATCAAAGTGGActtattcattattttttaatgataagCTGCTTTGGCTGACACTCGCTGCACCCTCAAAAACTGCGGACTAAGAAAAAAGAGCGCGAAACCACAGTTTAAGGCCAGCCGGTCAAACCATTCTTCCACTTCGAGCTCACCCCTAACAACTGTAAAAATGTAGCAATCCAATGTGCCACCACGAcctattcaattttttctatCCAAAAACAGCCAACTACAGGGTGAAGATGATATGATTCAAGTTATGCTTCAGCCAAATCAGACTGCCTCAATCTCACACTACAAAGCATATGTACCTGCTGCATTGTGAGATCAGTTTGCTGTTTGGTTACACCAAAGTAATGAAAAGAACTGAAGCTAAACAGCCGGTGGAAACCAAGAACTCAACAACTCCATCGAGAAGGGTTTAACCCAGTTGGATTCTAGTTGCCTGAAAGGATTGCGTTATGAGTTTGATCTTATTGTACCCAAGTCAGCATCCAAATATCCCCAAAAACTTTCATCCAACGTcagctaactactataaacCGCTGGAAAATACAAAGTCATTTGACAGGTAGTTACCCAAAAAGTATATCGCTAGCATCTTCTGTTGGAAACATGGTGCAACAAATACTTCAGCTTCTCCCATGTGACCATACAGGCCACTACTCTACTGAGTGCGCCGTAAGACCACACCCTTACTCCTTTGATGTTATGACAAGAAGGCCCAGCGCACCGATCAAAAGGTACTGCAGCAAGAGACATCGTGTATCAGCAAGAATGCTTCCAAGTTTTAAGAAGCATATCGAGCTACAATGGTACTGTTTAAATTTGGTACTCTGACTAGGAGAATAAAGAATTATATCAACATCTAGCAAAACAAATTCCCACCTATGAAAAGACGATCATTATTTAATCTCCAGTCAATCAGTACACTAAGAAAGAATGAGCATACCTTAATAATTGGCTTCTCGGTCATGATAATTGTCACCCATCCAACATATGGCAGAAAACTGTTATTGCATGACAGTACATAAGATAAGGTGGATTATTTTACATCGAGTGTGAAGgcacaaaaaaattgtcaaagtCAAGGAAACGCACCCTACAGCTCGTCCCATAATGTGATGTTGCTGAAGCCAAAGTTGTCCATGTGCATACAGAAGTCGGTCATCCCCAAAATTGTTGTCACCTGAAAGGCAGTTAATTAGTTACCTAAAAAATACAATTGCAGTGACATCCACTGAAAGTTATACATGGTTAGCGGGCAGTTATAATTGTCAATGCTTTAACAGTCACCACTATAACCACTAGTGAGAAACTTAATTGCTCAAACATAAAATGTATACCTTTCGTGAGGATATCAACTTCTGCACTCTCTTGGCGTTCATGAACCTATATGAAGAGAAGGATAAGCTCAAACATATGGGGGAAAGGTCGCAAAGGACGTCTGGAACAAATGGGACAAGATGATGACTCAAAATTAATTACCTTGATCACACGGTGAACAATTGGAATTTCACGGCCCTGCACACAAAAAAGCCAAATGTAAATTTAATGTCTCAAAAATCATGTAGAAGCACACAATACAAAGAAATATAGAACAAGCCTGTGAATTCACAGTCTAGCCAATAATTTATGACTCATGAAGTGAAATGTTTCAGTAAGACTTACATCAACATTAAAAACAACTATTTCTCCAGTGCGGATAGGCTCTTTGCTCATGTGCAAGAACAGGATATCACCCTGAAAGAAGATAATAATTCATTCATGAAGACCAATGTTAAATGCATGGGCATTAAAgggaaaattttgacttagTGAAAGTTGGGAAAAAGAAGTACATGAGATGTGTCAATGCAGATTATCAAACAGAGATAACAACGATGTTTAAAGAAATCATGGGAAATGAATGAACCCATAGTTTTAAGGAAAGTTAAAAAAGGGGAAAGAATGCATTTCCCCATTTGCAAGCCAATATaacttaaagaaaaaatatcctCTTTTATATGTTGCATATGTAACTTCCCAAATTTAGGTTGGCTGCTTATAACTGAAAATTGCGAATGCAAACAACAAAGGCTGTGAGAGTGTACATCTAATGATATAAGTACAATCTGGCTTTCATATAGTGCAAGGTTAGTACTAACCCTTTTAAATCCTGGTTCCATGCTACCAGAAAGAACCACCACCACTGGAGATTCACTACCTGTTACAACTATTAACCCCTTCCATATGATCAATGCAGAGGTAACAATCATACCTGCCAAGAGAAACATTCGGATCTCATATAGGTTGTTGCATTAACAATCAATATATCTAATCTAAGAGAAGCACAAGCCCGAGCTAACTGATCAAAACAGACTAAGCAATAAACTTTCTGCGCATCTTTTCCATAACATCGCATTTTATAACCCATTCCTTCAGAAGCAAGGAACACCATCAGGAAGAACAACTAACTAGCTTCTAAGGTTAAGAAAAAACGCT contains the following coding sequences:
- the LOC102716976 gene encoding signal peptidase complex catalytic subunit SEC11A-like translates to MGFIGDTIESVRSMQVRQVLAQIISLGMIVTSALIIWKGLIVVTGSESPVVVVLSGSMEPGFKRGDILFLHMSKEPIRTGEIVVFNVDGREIPIVHRVIKVHERQESAEVDILTKGDNNFGDDRLLYAHGQLWLQQHHIMGRAVGFLPYVGWVTIIMTEKPIIKYLLIGALGLLVITSKE